In one Shinella zoogloeoides genomic region, the following are encoded:
- the vapC gene encoding type II toxin-antitoxin system VapC family toxin: MIIADSSVWIAALRGASTPETTRLRALSDGPEIIMGDIILLEILRGAHNDRHAANIHKGLVRYTVVPMLSPQIAVKAAGNYRKLRSKGITIRKTVDLIIGTYCIEHDYSLLHADRDFDPMAEHLGLRVA; encoded by the coding sequence ATGATCATTGCCGATAGTTCGGTGTGGATCGCTGCCCTGCGCGGCGCCTCCACGCCCGAGACGACACGCCTCAGAGCCTTGTCCGACGGCCCCGAGATCATCATGGGCGACATCATTCTTCTCGAAATTCTCCGAGGAGCCCACAACGACCGACATGCGGCAAACATTCACAAGGGGTTGGTGCGCTACACGGTGGTGCCCATGCTCTCTCCGCAGATAGCGGTCAAAGCCGCAGGCAACTATCGTAAACTGCGTTCAAAGGGCATAACCATCCGCAAGACCGTGGACCTCATCATCGGCACCTATTGCATCGAGCACGATTACAGCCTGCTGCATGCCGACAGGGACTTCGACCCGATGGCCGAACATCTCGGCCTTCGGGTCGCCTGA
- a CDS encoding pyridoxal phosphate-dependent aminotransferase, which produces MSAFSRFTALAQSLPATVPFVGPEAIERNRGLAVKARIGANESGFGPAPSVLEAMRAAAGTTWMYSDPENFELREALALHHGVSRDNIAVGGGIDGLLGEIARLVIEPGTPVVTSLGGYPTFNYHVNGFGGRLVTVPYSGDREDLDGLLEAVRREEAPLVYFANPDNPMGSWWDADSVVSFARALPETTLLVLDEAYGETAPAGTIPSIGALIGQPNILRMRTFSKAYGLAGARIGYAIGTLGNAQAFDKIRNHFGMARVSVEAALAALKDQAYLADVIARIAASRERIAGIARSNGLSPLASATNFVTVDCGRDGTHARAIVDGLMEHGVFIRMPGVAPHNRCIRISVGPEGDMALLEEALPKVLKAVGK; this is translated from the coding sequence ATGTCCGCATTCTCCCGCTTTACCGCCCTCGCCCAGTCCCTGCCGGCAACCGTTCCCTTCGTCGGGCCGGAAGCCATCGAGCGCAATCGCGGCCTTGCCGTGAAAGCCCGCATCGGCGCCAATGAAAGCGGCTTCGGCCCCGCCCCTTCCGTTCTGGAGGCGATGCGTGCGGCGGCCGGGACGACCTGGATGTACAGCGATCCGGAGAATTTCGAGCTGCGCGAGGCGCTTGCCCTGCATCACGGCGTTTCGCGCGACAATATCGCGGTCGGCGGCGGCATCGACGGGCTGCTCGGCGAGATCGCACGCCTCGTCATCGAGCCGGGCACGCCGGTCGTGACTTCGCTCGGCGGTTATCCCACCTTCAACTACCATGTGAACGGATTTGGCGGGCGGCTGGTCACGGTGCCCTATTCCGGCGACCGGGAGGACCTCGACGGCCTTCTGGAGGCCGTGCGCCGCGAAGAGGCGCCGCTCGTCTATTTCGCCAATCCCGACAATCCGATGGGAAGCTGGTGGGATGCCGACAGCGTGGTCTCCTTTGCGCGGGCGCTTCCCGAAACGACGCTGCTCGTTCTCGACGAGGCCTATGGCGAGACAGCGCCGGCCGGCACCATTCCGTCCATCGGTGCGCTGATCGGCCAGCCGAACATCCTGCGCATGCGCACCTTCTCGAAAGCCTACGGCCTTGCCGGCGCGCGGATCGGCTATGCGATCGGCACGCTCGGCAATGCGCAGGCCTTCGACAAGATCCGAAATCATTTCGGCATGGCGCGGGTCTCGGTCGAGGCGGCGCTCGCGGCCTTGAAGGACCAGGCCTATCTTGCCGACGTCATCGCCCGCATTGCCGCGTCCCGCGAGCGCATCGCGGGGATCGCGCGTTCCAACGGCCTCTCGCCGCTCGCCTCCGCCACCAATTTCGTCACCGTCGATTGCGGCCGGGACGGCACCCACGCCCGGGCCATCGTCGACGGCCTGATGGAACACGGCGTCTTCATCCGCATGCCGGGCGTCGCCCCCCACAACCGGTGCATCCGCATCAGCGTGGGGCCGGAAGGCGACATGGCGTTGCTGGAGGAAGCGTTGCCGAAGGTCTTGAAGGCAGTCGGCAAGTAG
- a CDS encoding AMP nucleosidase: MSKRIFSPRPLSFATPEPYEAQSFDDPVAAVDALQALYERNTTFLTDAFVSLGKSGTPETRFRACYPQVSIETTSFGHVDSRLSYGYVASPGVYTTTITRPKLFRHYLKEQLGLLMRNHGVRVIVSESTTPIPLHFAFGEGAYVEAEIAGGIELPLRDLFDAPDLTNTDDEIANGAYEPGPGEPSPLGPFTAQRIDYSLARLSHYTATSANHFQNFVLFTNYQFYVDEFCEWARQQMAEGGNGYTAFVEPGNLITPAGADKPEPNITPGRLPQMPAYHIKKKGHGGITLVNIGVGPSNAKTITDHIAVLRPHAWLMLGHCAGLRNSQTLGDYVLAHAYVREDHVLDDDLPVWVPIPALAEVQVALESAVEEVTGLEGYDLKRIMRTGTVATIDNRNWELRDQRGPVKRLSQSRAIALDMESATIAANGFRFRVPYGTLLCVSDKPLHGELKLPGMATAFYRTQVNQHLRIGIRALEKLAGMPTEKLHSRKLRSFFETAFQ; this comes from the coding sequence ATGAGCAAACGAATCTTCTCGCCGAGACCCCTTTCCTTCGCCACGCCGGAACCCTACGAGGCCCAGTCCTTCGATGATCCGGTGGCCGCCGTCGATGCCCTTCAAGCGCTTTACGAACGCAATACGACGTTCCTGACCGACGCCTTCGTGTCGCTCGGCAAATCCGGCACGCCGGAAACGCGCTTTCGCGCCTGCTATCCGCAGGTCAGCATCGAGACGACCAGCTTCGGCCATGTCGATTCCCGCCTTTCCTATGGCTACGTCGCCTCGCCCGGCGTCTACACGACGACCATCACCCGCCCGAAACTCTTCCGGCACTATCTCAAGGAGCAACTGGGCCTCTTGATGCGCAACCACGGTGTGCGCGTCATCGTCTCGGAATCGACGACGCCCATTCCGCTGCATTTCGCCTTCGGCGAAGGCGCCTATGTCGAGGCGGAAATCGCCGGGGGCATCGAGCTGCCGCTGCGCGACCTGTTCGACGCGCCCGACCTGACCAATACCGACGACGAGATCGCCAACGGCGCCTACGAGCCCGGCCCCGGCGAGCCCTCGCCGCTCGGCCCGTTCACCGCGCAGCGGATTGACTATTCGCTCGCCCGCCTCAGCCACTACACGGCGACGAGCGCCAACCACTTCCAGAACTTCGTGCTCTTCACGAACTACCAGTTCTATGTGGACGAGTTCTGCGAATGGGCGCGCCAGCAGATGGCGGAGGGCGGCAACGGCTATACGGCCTTCGTCGAGCCCGGCAATCTCATCACGCCCGCCGGCGCCGACAAGCCGGAGCCAAACATCACGCCCGGCCGCCTGCCGCAGATGCCGGCCTACCACATCAAGAAGAAGGGCCATGGCGGCATCACGCTCGTCAATATCGGTGTCGGCCCCTCCAACGCCAAGACGATCACCGACCACATCGCCGTGCTGCGTCCGCATGCCTGGCTGATGCTCGGCCATTGCGCCGGCCTTCGCAACAGCCAGACGCTCGGTGATTACGTGCTGGCACATGCCTATGTGCGCGAGGACCATGTGCTCGACGACGACCTGCCGGTCTGGGTGCCGATCCCGGCGCTCGCCGAGGTGCAGGTGGCGCTGGAAAGCGCCGTGGAAGAGGTAACGGGCCTCGAAGGCTACGACCTCAAGCGCATCATGCGCACCGGCACCGTCGCCACCATCGACAACCGCAACTGGGAACTGCGCGACCAGCGCGGACCGGTGAAGCGCCTTTCCCAGTCGCGCGCCATCGCGCTCGACATGGAATCGGCCACCATCGCCGCCAACGGCTTCCGCTTCCGCGTGCCCTACGGCACGCTGCTGTGCGTTTCCGACAAGCCGCTGCACGGCGAACTGAAGCTCCCCGGCATGGCGACGGCCTTCTACCGTACCCAGGTGAACCAGCACCTGCGGATCGGCATAAGGGCGCTGGAAAAGCTGGCGGGCATGCCGACGGAGAAGTTGCATTCGCGCAAGCTGCGGAGCTTCTTCGAGACGGCGTTCCAGTAA
- a CDS encoding SEL1-like repeat protein: MARFDFQTTETAAMTGGESRAEIFCDMGLMYATGRGCDVDLVQAHKWLNIAAIKGCERAAELRGDLAATMTKTDLALALRAAREWMTVH; this comes from the coding sequence ATGGCACGCTTTGACTTTCAGACCACCGAAACGGCCGCCATGACGGGCGGTGAGAGCCGCGCTGAAATCTTCTGCGACATGGGCCTCATGTATGCCACGGGCCGCGGCTGCGACGTCGATCTGGTGCAGGCGCACAAGTGGCTCAACATCGCTGCCATCAAGGGTTGCGAACGCGCCGCCGAGCTGCGCGGCGACCTTGCCGCGACGATGACGAAGACCGACCTCGCACTGGCGCTGCGCGCCGCCCGCGAGTGGATGACGGTGCACTGA
- a CDS encoding YnfA family protein, translated as MKSLLVFSLAALAEIAGCFAFWAWWRLDKSILWLLPGMASLALFGWLLTQVDSAFAGRAYAAYGGVYIAASLLWLWFAEGMQPDRFDVAGATLALAGAGIILAAPR; from the coding sequence ATGAAGTCCCTCCTTGTCTTTTCCCTCGCAGCCCTTGCCGAAATCGCCGGCTGCTTTGCCTTCTGGGCCTGGTGGCGGCTCGACAAATCCATTCTCTGGCTTCTTCCCGGCATGGCCTCGCTTGCCCTTTTCGGCTGGCTGCTGACGCAGGTCGACAGCGCTTTTGCCGGCCGGGCCTATGCGGCCTATGGCGGGGTCTATATCGCCGCCTCGCTGCTCTGGCTGTGGTTCGCCGAAGGGATGCAGCCGGACCGTTTCGACGTCGCCGGCGCGACGCTGGCGCTCGCCGGCGCGGGCATCATCCTGGCAGCTCCGCGATAA
- a CDS encoding type II toxin-antitoxin system VapB family antitoxin encodes MRTNIEIDDDLIAKAMELSGLATKKATVELALRQFVENGYRRQALDELWGMGWEGDLDAMRTDIDPSEDFGKDAAQ; translated from the coding sequence ATGCGTACCAACATAGAGATCGATGACGACTTGATCGCCAAGGCTATGGAGCTTTCAGGTTTGGCGACGAAAAAAGCGACCGTCGAACTCGCGCTGCGGCAATTCGTCGAAAATGGCTATCGTCGGCAAGCCTTGGATGAGCTTTGGGGCATGGGATGGGAAGGCGACCTTGACGCGATGCGAACCGATATCGATCCTTCCGAGGATTTCGGTAAAGACGCGGCGCAATGA
- a CDS encoding DUF2147 domain-containing protein, giving the protein MKLRTWIAAALLVAPGIALAAEPIEGNWKTASGATAAIAKCGGSFCITLKTGKHAGKSIGKLSGSGNDYSGSITDPETDKTYSGSGSVSGKSLRMKGCVLAVLCKSQTWSRL; this is encoded by the coding sequence ATGAAACTGAGGACATGGATCGCCGCCGCCCTTCTGGTCGCTCCGGGCATCGCCCTTGCCGCGGAACCGATCGAAGGCAACTGGAAGACGGCGAGCGGCGCGACCGCCGCCATCGCCAAGTGCGGCGGCAGCTTCTGCATCACGCTGAAGACGGGCAAGCATGCCGGCAAGAGCATCGGCAAGCTGAGCGGATCGGGCAACGACTATAGCGGCTCGATCACCGACCCCGAGACGGACAAGACCTATAGCGGCTCCGGCTCGGTCAGCGGCAAGTCGCTGCGCATGAAGGGCTGCGTACTCGCGGTTCTCTGCAAATCGCAGACCTGGTCGCGGCTCTGA